The Musa acuminata AAA Group cultivar baxijiao chromosome BXJ1-8, Cavendish_Baxijiao_AAA, whole genome shotgun sequence genomic sequence cttttcttcttgtccTTAGAGGTGGAATCATTCATCCACGGGGGAAAATGGTGATACTGGCTCGGTTCTTCCGCCGAAGGAAGGTACCTTGTTTttcatcttattattatttttttcgctGCACACAGCGAGGGCAAAAGATTTTTCTGTTTAATTTCTTCATCTTAGGCTGTAGCTTACCGTAGGTCTCAATGGAGGTTGGTATATTGGGCTGCTTAACAGGTCGTTCAAGTAGTAGTCTGCTAATAGTTACTTCGCGGATGATGGGACGTGAATAACTAAATTGATGCATTTTATCTCTCTTTGGTTCGCACGCCATCTACCAGCTGAGGATCTTGGTTGTCGGAACCGATATAATCGTCCAAATTACTTGGCATGGCTGGCTTTTTTGGTTTGTTGTTCTTTAGGATATTTTAAAAAggcattttttttaaaattcctCTAAGCGAAAGATATCATGGAATATAAGTTTTGTTTCTTTTCCCTTTCTCTTTACATTAGTAGTATATGACATACAGAATTTGTGAATCAGATGTTGTGGGGCACGACAATGAGCAGGTTGTGGACAATGCAATTTGATCAATTTGTGCTGGAAATCACACTTATTCGGTTTCTTTTAGTCGACTGAGATGTTTGAATTTTcatgaaattaggttcatatgATCAATCATCTTGGAAGACAGTGGACTCAAGGGCTGTTGGTATTAGGAGGTCATCTATATCATCCTCTACATGGACTGTACTGAATATTCTTCAAAGAAAAGGTTCATATTCATTGACTTTTGTAGTTTCTAATGCGGGCGCACCTTTTGAGTTGTAAATATTGAAATTGTAGAACTTAGACTTGCTTGTTACTATATATGGTTTATATAAATCTGTCAATTCTTGCCATTATTGCCATTAGAAAATTATGATTCTTGTACTCTAACAACGAGCTATGAAATAGGTGACTTTATCTATTATCTTGATATTAAAGATCAGGATCACCAAATTTGCTGACAATTCTGTGAGAGAACTTTGGCTGATTAAACAAATGAGCAACTTTTTTGAGGGAAACAATAGACGAAATTCTAGCCAACTCATTTTATTAAGATAAAGAAATAGTATAAAGGAAAAATCAAAGCAGAAAATAAAGGAAAGGTGAAAGGAAATGAAACATGAAAAGAGAAATGTGCTTGACAGTTCTTTCGTTGTCTTTACTTTAAAGCCTGATCATTCTTTTGTAGTGTTACTTTGTCCCTCTTCTACTACTCCGCTTCCAATAATTATTTCACCATCTTAATGGAGTAATTTTGATAGTTTCTCTGATCTTTTGCATTAAAAAAGAAACAATTAGTTCATACTCGCTATTGTTAAGAAACAAATAGTGAACCAAGACCGAGCTATTTTCTAGGACACTGATCATTGTCATTTATTCATTATAATTCCCAGTGAGAGTTGCAACATATTGAGGTTTGTGATGTCCAGGATTTGATGCCTATCTAGTTGGTGGGTGTGTGAGGGATTTGCTTCTGGAGAGAATACCAAAAGACTTTGATGTAATTACCAATGCCACACTCAAACAGGTCTCATATGTTCATTCAATTTCTGGATATTATCGTTTTTAGTTCTTTCTTATCGTATTTGGCTGATACTGTTTCACATGCAGATCAAAAAACAATTTCGGCGTTGTATAATAATAGGGCGCCGTTTTCCAATATGCCAGGTTCATGTTCAAGGTTCCATTGTTGAGGTTTGTGCAAGCTTCTCAAAGtatgcttgatgtatcaattttcttttcatttatatATCCGAACCTTATTCATTTGCATTTGGAATTTGTGATGTTAGGTTTCTAGCTTTAACACCAATGATAAAGatctgaaaaaacaaaaaaatgatgtGCACTCTCAAGTTTCCAATGGTTGTGATGTGGATGACTTCGTTCGTTGGAAGAACTGCATGGATCGTGATTTCACGATTAACAGGCAAATTATCATTGTTGTTTGACTGCTTTCATTGAAAAATCATAGGCCATTCTGAAGTTTTTGCAAGTTGAGATCTATTTATTTAAGAACCATGCTTTACCTTTATCTGATAACTCAAAatgttcaaatatgaatgattttGATTATAATACTTTCTGTCCACAGTTTATTCTTTGATCCTAATTGCTATACCATCTATGATTATGTTGGTGGAATAAGGGATTTAAGGACATTAAAGGTGATAACTTCATCCATTATTACATATTCTTTCTATtagtatatattattatatttttggtggTCTTTGGTACCAGGTTCGGACTGTCATTCCTGCTCACCTATCATTTGACAAGGACTGTGGTAAGTTTTTATATAATGGTATTCAGATTATTTCAAAGAGTTTTTTTTAGTATGCTAGCACCTTGGCAGTCATTCAAAATGTTGATGAAATTTTATGTAAGCAGCAAGAATCTTGCGTGGCTTACGAATTGTTGCTCGGCTTGGTTTGCAATTTTCAAAGGAGACGGCGGCTGCAATACGAGATCTTTCTTCGTCCATACTGACTCTTAATGAGGTAATTTTATGATAGATTAGAAATTTGTCTCTTGATTATTGTCTTTTGCCTTGTCTGTCATGTTTTTTAATCAAAGCACAAACATTTTTAGTCAAGGCTTAGGATGGAGCTGAATTTTATGTTAGCATATGGCGCAGCAGAATCCTCTATACGCTTGCTTCAAAAGTTCAAACTTCTTGATATTTTGCTTCCCATACAGGTGAGTGGTATTGCAGCTGTTTTAATTTTGGTTACATTTTTCAGCATGAATTCTAGGAAAAAACTTAAATCTATTTTCTAACAAAGATTTGGGCTTCAGGCAGCATATCTGGCTGATCAAAGCAGGAAGCAAGTTGCACAGGGCTCTACCATGCTGATGGTGAGATTATATTTCCTAGTAACCTGTATCAATTGTTTGTTTCTGAAATTAAGCTTCCTTTATGGTTCATCCATTGTAATGAAACTGATGAAGTATTGAATTTTAAATTGTGCTTTTATAGTATATACCTCTCTTTTGGTAATTCCAGCAACTTGACTGTACACCCTGTGAAGTTTCGTATTTGGGCATCACATAATTTATTATGACTTATTGTAAATAATCTTTAATTGCTTAAAAATTTGGTCTCTTTAAATCTTGTCTTtctttattattaaataagaaacAACATGTACAAAAAAAAGTTGATATAAGCCGATATGAGAATTTTAAGGTGGATATGTGAGGTTTCTTGAAAAAGTAGAACTTTTTTCGCCCGTGAAGAATCAGGTACATCTTTGGTAGCAGATAAAACTAAGGAAAACATTAAGATAATATAGACATATTTGAAGGACGCCTATAGATACTGTGGTTAAATGAGGATATTCATTTGATATTAATTATATAAGGAGTGGTAGAGGAAATCTAAAACAGCTTTTCAAGAAACAATAAGAAGAGATCTGATTGGTCTTGATTTAGCTAGTGATATTGCTCTATACAAGGTTTCttaacagaaaataaaaaatccATGTAGTTAATCCCAAAGAGTTCGGTGACATCATGACTTGTTGTTATTGAGGAATTGAAGAGAAATAAAAAtgagagaaaaataaagaaaaggagAGCGGACAAATGGGGCATAAGACCAAAATAAACAAATGCAGTAGATCATTCCACTGAAATAAGAAGATTTCGGTTGTTCATAAATTGCATGGAAGGACACTACATTGTGTATGCTTCAGATTATGTTTATGGTGGCTGTAACTCGCAGAGAAACTGAGAAAGTTTACTTGGTATGTGGTGAAAGGCCACCAGCACAACACTAAGGGAACGTTGCTACTGACTGTCTCTTTGCATACATAATATTAGTTACAATGTGTGGCAGCTGACACTATTCAGGTATGGTATCTGCTTTTCAAGTCAACAGATTTTGGACTGAAATCATATGCTGATGAGGGCCTAAATGAACTTATCCACAGGAAGCACAGTGAACATAATACCGAGTGGTGATATTGCTCG encodes the following:
- the LOC135587529 gene encoding uncharacterized protein LOC135587529, which produces MAISRRSYPFRSPSLVSRLHTLVSDRQRWNHSSTGENGDTGSVLPPKEGSYDQSSWKTVDSRAVGIRRSSISSSTWTVLNILQRKGFDAYLVGGCVRDLLLERIPKDFDVITNATLKQIKKQFRRCIIIGRRFPICQVHVQGSIVEVSSFNTNDKDLKKQKNDVHSQVSNGCDVDDFVRWKNCMDRDFTINSLFFDPNCYTIYDYVGGIRDLRTLKVRTVIPAHLSFDKDCARILRGLRIVARLGLQFSKETAAAIRDLSSSILTLNESRLRMELNFMLAYGAAESSIRLLQKFKLLDILLPIQAAYLADQSRKQVAQGSTMLMKLFSNADKLLAADHPADSILWLALLAFHLALVENPQDALVVWTFSAILHNGTWKKASEYARKNVKAHAQFVPEIRSSSDTKSDELILEETSHLASLVKSSVNAFTSIDALQQSLGRYQGPLSSGVVLVSEKMGSNVSKLFKILESDIESYDNGRKTCEINYQLLKKGDPDETRFMLGKIIMETMNSESESPHDQSQNLPTTQKSHHKLSALFK